From the genome of Diorhabda carinulata isolate Delta chromosome 2, icDioCari1.1, whole genome shotgun sequence:
GTCACTAACCCATCTAATGCATCAGTATCATCGTCTGTTGAttcatcttcaattttttgattttttcttttattctttttttcatgCAGAGCCTTCCTCTTTGATGTTTTTCTCtgatcttcttctttcttctgtttaaaagcagatctttttttttcaatgtgaCTTGGGGATGTTAAAACGGCTGCCACTTGCTCTGCCTTCTTTCGTACTTTCTGAATGCTAGCTGATGAGGAGCTGGGCACCGGAAAGAATTTGTTAAGAAGTGTTTCGGGAGTGTTTTTATCGGTATTTATCAGCTCCGGTTCAGGTTCTGACTCTAAGGCTGAAGTAGAGGGCATTTTATCGTCTTTTGTTTGAGTGGTATTATTAGATTCAGTAGCGTAAACTAAAAggtaaaaaattagtttaaagaGAGGTCTCTAAATTTACACTAACCTGCAGAAGTATTGGGATCTAATTTTTCATCTTCAGAATCCAAGTAGGCATACTCTGGTATAGCACCAGGATTAAATGGGCAGATTCCTGTAGATTTAAAAGCCGACACAGCGTTATCAACAGTTGCTGCTTTTGACCACGCCTCCGACAACAATTGACCAAATTGCATACGAGAAATTTTCCTACCAGGATTTGCTTTTACAAATGTATTGCAAGCTTTATTCCAAAAGGCTTTCAGGCTTTTAAAGAAACACCTGTCCAAGGGTTGAAGGAACTGAGTAGTATGACCAGGTAGACAAAACAGAATAACATTATGTTCATCGGCATATTCCAGCATTTCTACCGAATTACAATGACTGGCATGACCATCCAGTAAAAGTAGAATTTTTCCGTCTGGTATACGTGGAACAAAATGTTCTTTTAACCAGGTAAACATCAAATCCGTATTAATATAAGCGGATTTTTCGTTCATGTAAACCACAGAACCCGGAGGCATAGGTACCATCCTCAAActcggtttttttatttttgccctTAAAAATGCAAGCTGGTGGTATGTAAAAACCTTCTGCATTACAACATGAGATTACTGTAATTGTTTCTCCCTTTTCTGATGATGTTATTGCGGCAACGTTTTTTGAGCCTTTCTGAGCAATAACATAACCTGGCTTATTATTAAGTTGGACACCCGtctcatccatattaaatatatgacCAGGCTTGTTTACTAAACCGGCCTCCATTAATGTTGTTTCTAACAGATTAAAGTACGCCGATACCTTTTCTTTATTCATACCGTTGCATCGAGCTAGTGATACACCCTCAGCTTTTCTAACACTCAAGTCTGGATGTCGTTGTAAAAACATATGTAACCAGTCATAACCAGCAAGTTTACTGTCTCTATTAAAAGGGTGTTTAATTTTAAGCTGATCTGCCAGGTGAAACGCCATTGCTCTGACATTTTCACGAGTTGGCGCAAATCCGTGTTTTTGTAGCTTTTGTATATGAAacctaatttttaattcattctgGATGCCAAGGATACAAGGCGGTCCAAGAGTTCTTTTGATAAAGTCATTATTTTTAAGTCGCCTTCTAAGTGTTGGAGGAGGAATGTTGTTGAAAGTGCGGCATGCTTCTCTCAGGCCCATCACACCGTTTTAACTGCTTCTGCAGCCCGGAGTAGGTCGGCTTCAGTCCATTTTCCGCTTTGCTCTGTCCCTTTTCTAATATATCTAATAATATAAGCACTGTAATAAGTACCTACACACTTCTCACACACATGGCTAACGGGCCATCTATCCCGAATGTCCATTGGGCCATCTGTCCCAAATGCATGGGAGTGATGGCCCACTTTATATCTCGCATGTGCTAGGATATAAAGAAACTTTCGTCAtcttaacataacctcaaacaaACTTAAGATTTGCCATAAATAAGTCCGAAAAAAACTATGTTGGAGTTAACAATTATTCTTAAAACGGAccttaattatttttaaggcatacaaaataaaatttttgtaataacttACCCAAAAACTcactaaatttattcaaaaatggagCACGGTATGCACGACATGAATATTAGAAGGTGGCTAAAGTAACGCTAAACGTAAAGTTAAAATTTGCGGAAATATTGTAATGGGTCATCTTACACGTTGGGCCATCTGTCCCGGACTTACCCTAAGTATTTGGTACAagtatgataagccaccccaAAACGATCGTCATGAAACTTTATACATATACTAttgatattacgaaaaatcgatttatcatatctattttatgcggaaacatttacttccgaAAATATCGGAAGTGGCCATTATCCCAGGAAagctaacagatatcgaaccatggataactttgttcgatagatctcatcaagaggtaaataaaaatgtaaacaaaaataattttctttaatacgaggcgtattttttaaataagtactgttttgcgattccgccgccgctatcccaaggtcggcgttccgcacatgcgcgctggttacctacatctcttgtctacgcactgacgccattacagtctgattcttcattgtgtacgttgtttactgagtgtttaagatgcctccgacaaccgtgagtcccgccgattgtgaagtacgggctgttatacgatttcttagtgctaaaggcgttaaaccgatcgatattcatcgtgagatctgtgaagtttacggacaaaacattatgaatGATGGAATGGTAAGAAAATGGGTGGAAGCATTTAAAGATGGCCGCacaaatgtgcatgatgaagaacggaatgggcgtccttcggtcgttaatgaagatttggtgGAGAAAGTGGACAAAAAGGTGAGAGAAAACAGACGCTTTACAAATTCATCATTGTGCGACTACTTTCCTCAATATTCTCGTAGTTTTCTGTATCGCATTGTGACCGAGAACTTGAAATACCGGAAATTGTGTTCACGTTGGGctccaaaaatgttgacggGTTTGCACAAAACCCAACGCTTAGGCACTGCATTGACTTACCTTGAGCGGTACCGCaatgaaggtgaagattttttagactAAATTGTTACTGGTAACGAAACATGGGTGGCCTACGTCACAccagaatcgaaacaacaatccatggaatggcgacattcatcatcacccaaaaaagtgaaagttaagcaaacaatttctgcccggaaaatcatgtgcacagttttttgggacagaaaaggagtattgctagtggagtttcggtgtcgtaatgagacaatcaatgcagcgttttattgtgagacattgaacaatctgcgtcgtgcaatccagaacaaaagacgtggcaagttgagtaagggtatcgttttgctgcatgtGGCTAATCgaaccaaagatctcatcaaatcttttcaatgggaaactctagatcatcctccctacagccctgatctggcgcccagcgactactatttgttcctgcacttgaagaaacacctgggcggtcagcgtcttcaagacgataacgaagtcaaaacagttgtgatatagtggttaacaagtcagacggcagaattttatgaggagcgtattcaaaaactggtgccacgttatgacaagtgcatcaatattcacggaaattatatAGGTTAAGGTACAGgatttcatgtaaaaataaaattattgcaatatctttgcacttcttgttttaattccaaaacggtagttacttaaaaaatatgcttcgtaaaatattttaattggcGTTAAATCTCCAACTTATACATTTGATTCCTTCTATTTATGAAATGAATGGGTCTTTTTTGGTTCAGATTTCCGACATTCTCGTCGCCATGTATATTCTATGACTCTGTTTTCCCAATCTTCTGAAGGTACATGCCTATCGCGTAAGAATGCTCTCAGAGGTCTCCGGCTGGCCTCAATTCTTTGAGTATGAGCCCCGCTACCAGAAACAAATCTTTCTTTGTGATTGACCCGCTCATAAGTGTAGCCTTCATTGCTGAGGTTTAGATAGTCCTGTTATCTGGTATCTCctgaagtaaatgtttccgcataaaatagatatgttaaatcgatttctcgtatcaTCAATAATCTATGTCTAGAGTTTCATGATAATCGTCgtggggtggcttatcatactCTTACCAACTATGTTTACTTATGTTTACGTAGCACGCACTCGaggtataattttaaatttattgtgcAAATATGAGATTTTAGATAGAGGttaaaagagaaagaaaaatgcATTCacaacaaaatatcaaaatccaGTGGAAGATTTACCAGTAGGCTGAGTGGGCTGTAGCCTAGGGCGACAGATTTTAAGGGGCagcaaatttaattttcattgttaaaaaaaatttatttctatttagaaaattttgaaaaaatattgtccaCACGTATCATAGTTTTTCGtgttattttaaaatctataacgattaaaaatatattccaaatttctattaaatgattaattattaCATTAAAATTCTAATAACGTGTAATATATGATCGTAAATCCCACATAATCGATATAAGATATTcattaattcaatataaatattggtAAAATGAGTTTGTAGTATAGGGGGAATCCCGCTAGAGGAAAGACCAGATTCAATAAACCTTTCCATTGACTACTCTATATTGGATAACGTGTATTGGTACTAAATGTTATTAAATCGGAATTTCCCAATTAGATTTAATATATAGTATATacattatatttctaaatttagcGAGATTTTCATTCATGGAATATTTTGCAATATCATTGTTATCTATTTTAGGAACGTTTCGATGTTTTGAGGTGTTTTCCTATTCAATATATACTATCGGACAAcagtttttgcccaccctatagtttgAATGAtgcacaacaaataaaaacaatacgatcgattttgatattcatatttttgaaaaaatatgtagacttttattatttcggtgcataattttgatattctatGTAACACTTTCTACAAATAATCTAATCGTCTTCTATTTGGTTTCATTCGTTCTGAAGTATATTCCAAAGATGTAAAATGGAAGTAAGACACTGCTTTCTGATTTCCCTGACATGGGATCATTGACATACTGGATGATGAATTTTGCCGATCAGGCACTAACCAGAAGGTCATTTTcctttagtattttttatagctttctctcttcaaaatcccttcaatttctACCAAGTCTCCAGTCGCCCTTCCTCCAAAcggcgggtgtaatttgggcgctaaacatccttctttacctgtctgaccaagaagggtagataatccgacatgtattttcggcgcTAACATGTGCAGGTaggtcgagtcataaaataacccaatagagGGAAAGTTAATagatttttaggttaggttaggttaggttatgtaaatctcttattttatatgtaatgtatatttataagtactaaataaaaatataaagaaatataaaatttactttattctgtagagtgTAGCAAAGTAGCCCCCTCTAACGGTAAATTTTTTTAGACCTTAAGTGATAAaaggtcatttctcttataggaaaatctaaaaatacaaaaatatatcttattataaatgtcggtgatttaataaataactgtatttcataaatcatgtacttcagtcggttagcgctcaaaatacacataggattaaaatgacccttcggtcttggcgcctagtttacatgttgtaaaaagtacattaatcctttagcgcccaaattacatccgcCCCCTCCAAAATATCCCCAAGCCATCACTGATTCTCCGCCGTATTTTACAATCGCTATTACTCAAGGTCCTTTAGCCTGCacacaatttttatgttcttttcCCCCTTGCAACTACGTTTTAAAATAGGTTTCTTCACTGTCCCCCTTTCAATAAGACCAGCTTTTCTCAATATCCAAGTTCACAATAAGATATGTTGGtgcaaaaagtataaatcacagca
Proteins encoded in this window:
- the LOC130903698 gene encoding uncharacterized protein LOC130903698 — translated: MPSTSALESEPEPELINTDKNTPETLLNKFFPVPSSSSASIQKKKEEDQRKTSKRKALHEKKNKRKNQKIEDESTDDDTDALDGLVTQSDDSPDEDDATECLGCGEKYNVTTKADDWIQCLHCQRWFHESCSKYLNLCDLCGKNLSKKRK
- the LOC130903699 gene encoding uncharacterized protein LOC130903699 yields the protein MGLREACRTFNNIPPPTLRRRLKNNDFIKRTLGPPCILGIQNELKIRFHIQKLQKHGFAPTRENVRAMAFHLADQLKIKHPFNRDSKLAGYDWLHMFLQRHPDLSVRKAEGVSLARCNGMNKEKVSAYFNLLETTLMEAGLVNKPGHIFNMDETGVQLNNKPGYVIAQKGSKNVAAITSSEKGETITVISCCNAEGFYIPPACIFKGKNKKTEFEDGTYASGFCGLHERKIRLY